The following DNA comes from Enterocloster bolteae.
CATACTTCTGGATATCGTCATACAGGGCCTTATAGCTCTCGCCCTTTGCACAGAATTTATTATGGATGGGCTGTACTGCCTGTATGAACGCTGTCTTGTCTATGTCTCTGTAAACGTGCACACCGTTGGATTCGGCCTCTTCCATGGCCTGGTCCATCATTCCGTTGTAAAGCTGCTTGAAGTTCTCGTTGGTCTTTTCAAAGCCCTTTACCAGGTAGTCCTGTTGTTCCCTGGTCATGCGGTTCCAGGTCTTGGTGCTGATAATGTAGATGTCCGGGGAGTACTGGTGCTCTGTATATGTATAGGACTTCACCAAATCCTGATGGCCGTCCACGGTAAGGGCCAGCTCCGTATTCTCCGCTCCGTCCACAATTCCCTGCTGCAGTGAAGCGTATGTCTCTCCTGCAGCCATGGGAACCGGGGTTCCTCCCATGGCCTCAATCATATCCATGGAGGTGGTGTTGGGCATGGAACGTATCTTCTTGCCCTTTAATGCAGACGGTTCCACACAGGGCTTGTCTTCCTTCAGATAGAAGTTCCTGGCGCCATTGGCATAGTAGCCTATGGCTATGTAGCCCTCGTCCTCCGTGGACATAAACAGTTCTTTCACCTTCTCCGATTTCTGCATGGCATCGTAATAATGCTGCTGTCCGTTAAAAAGATATGGTACTGCAAATATGGAGTACTCCTCTTTAAACTGCCCCAGAGTGTTGGAGCTGACCTTGGCCATGTCCAGGATTCCCGCCTTCACCATCTCGATGATATCCTTTTCAGTCCCAAGGACGCCGCTGGGATAAATCTGCACCTCCATGTTCATGGATGCATCCTCGGCCACGATATCTGAAATCAGGGCAATGGAATCCGCTATCTCGGATCCGGCCGCCTGGTTGTGGGCCAGCCTGATTACCAGCTTATCGCTGGCCTTTGCACTTGTCACCTGGAAAAAGGTCACACATATTACGGCTATGCTTAAAAGCGCCGCCGCGATACCGATTGTTTTCCTGCAAGATTTCATGTTCTCTCTCCTTTTCATACGTGATTCACGCTGAATTTGCTGCTGTGCTTTTGTTTGACTAGATTGTATCACAGGAAGGAGGCTGTTTCTTATTCCCTGTTGCATTCTTTTTTAATTTTTCAAACTATATTGCTCTCCTCTGTTGACATGTCCGCCTTTATTTATTACAACTATACTATAGAAAGATACATGGGAACAGGAGGATGTGGCCGGTATATGGAAAAAGTGACATTTTACGGAGAGATTGAGGGAATTTCCCTGGAGCAGATGGTCCGGTACGGCAAATTTGACATGCGGGTAAAGCATTTCCATAACCAGTATGAAATTTTTTATATCATTGAAGGGGAACGCCTTTTCTTTTTCAACAACAGGGAATATGTGGCCCGCTCCGGAGACCTGATTCTGGTGGACACCAACCTGATTCACATGACAAAGTCCGTCACGGCAGAGGATACGGGCCACAACCGCGTCATCCTGTATGTCAGCTATGACAGGATGAAAGCCTTTGACGGGCAGTACCCTTCCCTGCAGCTGGTCCGGTTCTTTCATGAACACTACGGGGTCTACCATCTGGACAAGGAACAGCAGGCCCTGTTCCTCAATTTCTACCGCAACCTGCGCATTGCCATGACTGAAAAAGCCCATAATTACAAGGTCGGCATTGATCTTGAGACCCTTACGTGGCTCTTTAAGATAACCTCCTATGTGTCAAAGCAGGAGGGCGCCAGCCCCCACTCCTCAGACCATCCCAAATACCGCACAGCCTACGCCATCGCAGACTATCTCTCCGAAAACTGTGAACAGAACATATCCCTGGAGGAGCTGGCCGCACACTTTTATCTCAGTAAATATTATGTCTGCCGCACCTTTAAGGAGATTACGGGATACACAGTCACTGAGTACACCAACATACACCGCATCCGCAAGGCCAAACGCCTGCTGGAGGAGACAGACATGAGCATCTCGGAGATTGCCCATGAGCTGGGTTATGAAAGCCTGACCTATTTTGAGCGGATGTTCAAGTCCTTCATGACTATTTCCCCGCTCAAATACCGCAAGACCCTGAACACAGTGACCTATACCAATGAACAGACCACGGAATTTGAGGAGGACACAGAGCAGCTTTCCTCCCACCGGCAGCCATAGATTCGCCACAACTTTGTATGATTCCTTCCATGCATCAAAAGAGAGAGCATGCCCCTTAACGGCGGAACGCTCCCTCTTTTCTTTGTCTTTATATTGCCTTCTCAATCTTCCTGATTTTCTTTGTTCTTCCTATTTCTCATACAGGAATTTCTCGGGCAGGTTTACATGGAAATCCGCTGCCAGATTTCTGAAATCCTGGGGTGTAATGGTCTGTAGCTTGTCCGGACGGATGCTCAACACCTTTACCAGGATTTCCGCTGACTTCTCAATGGTATGCATCAGGCCAAAGGTCAAATCAAAGTCCTCGCCCGCGCAGAACAGGCCGTGGTGGGCCCATACGGCTGCGTCGTACTCTTCCATCAGCCTGCTGGTGGCCACTGCAATGTCGCGGCCGCCCGGCACCATCCAGCCAACCACGCCTATGCCGGATGGGAATACCACCGGACATTCCGTGGCCATTTCCCACAGTTCCCTGGTGAATACCTCGTCTGTCAGAGGCAGGACAAAGGTCAGCGCAATGATGTTCGCCGGATGGGCATGGTAAATCACCCTGTATCTCCCCTCTGTTGCCTTCATTTTCACCTCATGGTTCATCAGATGGGTGGGCAGCTCGCTGGTGGGCCTGCCGCCCTCTGCGAGTCCCCAGCAGATACGGTAGTTCTCCCCTGCCTGGTCCACTTCTATAATGCAGCAGTTGGACTCCGGTTCCAGAATCATGTTGCGCATAAACCGGCCGCTTCCCGACACCATGAAATACTCCCCTGCCAGGGCAGGAACACTGGTGCCGATGGGCTGCCATTTCCCGTCATAAGAAAGCTCCTCCTTCACGGACTCCACTTCCTCATGTTTGATGCGGTAGCTTAAGTTGCCGCCGTTCCTCTCATGCCAGTTCTGGTTAAAACCATCGTCACACACACGTATGAAGCCTTTTGCAAAGGCTGTGTCCAATACTCTCATTTTCTAATCCTCACTCTCTATCTCTTGCTGAGATTCACTATCCTGAATTTATGCTGCTGGGATAAACGTCCCCGGCTCCATTAACACATTAACTGCGTTTTAAGAGCACTTCCTTCTCATAGGCCTGGACTTCCTTAAACCACTGCTCCTTCACCGGAACCTGGTTCATCTGGCAGAAATAGTCCCATACATCCCCAAAGGGATACGTTTTAAGCTCTTCCTGCTCCATCATAAGCTCCGTGAACCTGCGCTCCTCCTGAAGCTTTGCAAGCTTCTCATTTGGCATCAGCAGGGCGTATAAAAGGGCCTTCTGCATGTTTCTCATGCCCACCACCCATGCGCAGATGCGGTTGATGCTGGCGTCAAAGAAGTCCAGGGCCAGAAGCACCCTGTCCGGGTCATTTCTGACGATTTCCTTGGCAATCTCCCTTGTCTCGTCGTCAAAGAGCACCACGTGGTCGCTGTCCCAGCGCACGGGGCGGCTTACATGGAGGGCAATCTTGTCTGAAAACAGCAGCATGGAGGATATCTTATCAGATATCATTTCCGTGGGATGGAAATGGCCGCTGTCCAGCAGGCACATAATACCCCTGGAAGCCGCATAGTTCATATAGAACTCATGGGAGCCCACGGTACAGCTCTCCATGCCAATGCCGAACACCTTGGATTCCACTGCGATAAGCACCTTGCTCTTATCGTAATCCATGGCCAAAATCTGGTCCAGGGAGTCCTTAAGCCTGGCCCTGGGGCTCATTCGGT
Coding sequences within:
- a CDS encoding L-rhamnose isomerase — its product is MNIQERYESAKEIYAGLGVDVDAAVERLNHIPVSMHCWQGDDVMGFEGADSLSGGIQATGNYPGKARNPQELMADIDKALNLIPGRHRINLHASYAIFQDGEKVDRDALEPRHFADWVKFAKERGLGLDFNPTMFSHPKAENATLSSEDPQIRKFWIDHCKACVRISQYFAEELGSPCAMNIWIPDGFKDIPADRMSPRARLKDSLDQILAMDYDKSKVLIAVESKVFGIGMESCTVGSHEFYMNYAASRGIMCLLDSGHFHPTEMISDKISSMLLFSDKIALHVSRPVRWDSDHVVLFDDETREIAKEIVRNDPDRVLLALDFFDASINRICAWVVGMRNMQKALLYALLMPNEKLAKLQEERRFTELMMEQEELKTYPFGDVWDYFCQMNQVPVKEQWFKEVQAYEKEVLLKRS
- the rhaD gene encoding rhamnulose-1-phosphate aldolase, with amino-acid sequence MRVLDTAFAKGFIRVCDDGFNQNWHERNGGNLSYRIKHEEVESVKEELSYDGKWQPIGTSVPALAGEYFMVSGSGRFMRNMILEPESNCCIIEVDQAGENYRICWGLAEGGRPTSELPTHLMNHEVKMKATEGRYRVIYHAHPANIIALTFVLPLTDEVFTRELWEMATECPVVFPSGIGVVGWMVPGGRDIAVATSRLMEEYDAAVWAHHGLFCAGEDFDLTFGLMHTIEKSAEILVKVLSIRPDKLQTITPQDFRNLAADFHVNLPEKFLYEK
- a CDS encoding AraC family transcriptional regulator, which translates into the protein MEKVTFYGEIEGISLEQMVRYGKFDMRVKHFHNQYEIFYIIEGERLFFFNNREYVARSGDLILVDTNLIHMTKSVTAEDTGHNRVILYVSYDRMKAFDGQYPSLQLVRFFHEHYGVYHLDKEQQALFLNFYRNLRIAMTEKAHNYKVGIDLETLTWLFKITSYVSKQEGASPHSSDHPKYRTAYAIADYLSENCEQNISLEELAAHFYLSKYYVCRTFKEITGYTVTEYTNIHRIRKAKRLLEETDMSISEIAHELGYESLTYFERMFKSFMTISPLKYRKTLNTVTYTNEQTTEFEEDTEQLSSHRQP
- the dctP gene encoding TRAP transporter substrate-binding protein DctP, with amino-acid sequence MKSCRKTIGIAAALLSIAVICVTFFQVTSAKASDKLVIRLAHNQAAGSEIADSIALISDIVAEDASMNMEVQIYPSGVLGTEKDIIEMVKAGILDMAKVSSNTLGQFKEEYSIFAVPYLFNGQQHYYDAMQKSEKVKELFMSTEDEGYIAIGYYANGARNFYLKEDKPCVEPSALKGKKIRSMPNTTSMDMIEAMGGTPVPMAAGETYASLQQGIVDGAENTELALTVDGHQDLVKSYTYTEHQYSPDIYIISTKTWNRMTREQQDYLVKGFEKTNENFKQLYNGMMDQAMEEAESNGVHVYRDIDKTAFIQAVQPIHNKFCAKGESYKALYDDIQKYAE